The genomic window ATCGCGACGCCTGGGCCATCGCGCCGGACCACGAGGCGGATCACTCCCCCTTCGTTCGTGTACTTGGCCGCGTTGTTGAGGAGATTGGCGAAGACCTGCGTGAGCCGGACCGGATCGCCTTCGACGGTGATCGGCTCGGGCGGCAGATCGAGCTGGAGCGCGTGCCCCGCGGCTTCGATCAGACCGCGGCTCGTGTCGACCGCTCCGCGCACCACACCCGCCAGCTCGACCAGCTCGGTGCGCAGCTCGATCTTGCCACGGGTGATGCGCGACACCTCGAGCAGGTCGTCCACGAGCCGGACCATGTGATTGACCTGGCGCTCCATCAGCTCGGTGACCCGCTCGGCGGTGGGATCGGCGTGTCTGGTCAGGCGCAGGATGTGGAGCGAGTTGCGGATCGGGGCCAGCGGGTTACGCAGCTCGTGAGCGAGGATCGCGAGGAACTCGTCCTTGCGGCGATCGGCATCCCGGAGTGCATCTTCGGCCCGTTTGCGGTCGGACACGTCGCGCATGAAACATCGGGCGTGGACGAAGCGGCCGCCCTCCCAGAGGGCGCTCGCATCGACGAGGACTTCCTTGATCGATCCGTCCTTGCAGCGCAGGCGAGCTTCGAAGTCGTGGAGGTGCTCTCCCCCGGCGAGCCGGCCCATCAGCTCGTCGCTGAGCGCCTGATCGACGTGAAACTCGCGGATGGAATGCCCGACGAACTCCTCGCGCTCGTAGCCGAGCATCCCGAGCTCGGTGCGGTTGACGCGCACGATGATGCCGTCGGCGTCGACCAGGTGGAGTCCCACGGCGGCGTTGTCGAAGAAGTCACGCAGCTCGCGCTCGCTGCTCTGGATTCGCTGCAGGTGCTCTCGCGTCTCGTACTGCCGCTGTCGTGAGCGCAGCGCGGTGCGAATCGCGCTCACCATCGAGGAGACGCGAATGGGCCGTTCCAGCACCGTGACGTTCCCCAGCAGGTCCATGGCTTGGGCGACGGTCGAGGAATCC from Candidatus Eisenbacteria bacterium includes these protein-coding regions:
- a CDS encoding ATP-binding protein, which encodes MRDLHDDHLERRVLVLAPTAKDAALAETILDRALIDVTCCAHLDALVAEVERGAGAILLPEEAVAQHERERLTRWLVTQSPWSDLPVLVMARPGADSSTVAQAMDLLGNVTVLERPIRVSSMVSAIRTALRSRQRQYETREHLQRIQSSERELRDFFDNAAVGLHLVDADGIIVRVNRTELGMLGYEREEFVGHSIREFHVDQALSDELMGRLAGGEHLHDFEARLRCKDGSIKEVLVDASALWEGGRFVHARCFMRDVSDRKRAEDALRDADRRKDEFLAILAHELRNPLAPIRNSLHILRLTRHADPTAERVTELMERQVNHMVRLVDDLLEVSRITRGKIELRTELVELAGVVRGAVDTSRGLIEAAGHALQLDLPPEPITVEGDPVRLTQVFANLLNNAAKYTNEGGVIRLVVRRDGPGVAISVRDNGTGIPAEMLPRVFDLFTQGDRSAGRAQGGLGIGLTLVKMLVEMHGGTVEAFSEGAGLGSEFVVHLPLVERESVRMGVNEPVAPTNMLPPRRILVVDDNQDSASSLGMLLKLLGADVHVVYSGPEALSAVSDYRPDVVLLDIGMPGMDGHEVARRMRLLPEGRDVTLIALTGWGQDRDRRNSELAGFDYHLIKPADVSALESLLTSLGTGSAEHRARFAPGGARSRFRSPA